The Changchengzhania lutea genomic sequence ATAACAAAATCTACATTATAAGGAGCCCAATTAATAGTTGAGGGATGCTTATGGTTTAATAGGGGTATCTTTTTAGCATTAACCACTATGGAATTTTCATTGAAACCGATTTCACCATCAAACAGACCGTGAACGCTATCATATTTTAATAAATGACTTAAGGTTCGGGCGTCTGCTAAATCATTAATGGCGACCACTTCAATATGGTTGTACGCTTGCAAAAGCCTGAATACCCGTCGGCCTATTCTACCAAAGCCATTAATGGCAACGCGAATCATAATTAATCAATATGTTTTTTTGCCTTGTAGGAAGAACGTACCAAAGCACTACTTTCAACATGCCTAAAGCCTAGGTCTAACCCAATGGTTTCGTATTCTTTAAACTGATCAGGGTTTATAAAGGTTTTAACAGGTAAATGTTTTTTACTGGGTTGAAGGTATTGGCCAATAGTAACCACGTCTACATCGTTCGCTTTTAGATCGTGCAAGGTTTCAATAACTTCTTCACGTGTTTCGCCTAAACCAAGCATAATTCCAGACTTGGTTCTGCGCTGGCCTTGTTGTTTTAAATATTTAAGAACCCCTAAACTACGATCATATTTAGCTTGAATGCGTACTTCACGAGTCAATCGTCTCACGGTTTCAATATTATGAGAGACCACTTCTGGTGCCACTTGAATAATTCTATCAATATGATGTTCTACCCCCTGAAAATCAGGAATTAAGGTTTCTAAAGTTGTTTCTGGATTCATCCGGCGCACAGCCTTAACGGTTTCTGCCCATATGATGCTC encodes the following:
- the lipA gene encoding lipoyl synthase; this encodes MNTETISNILPERQPKPKWLRVKLPTGKKYTELRSLVDKYKLNTICTSGSCPNMGECWGEGTATFMILGNVCTRSCGFCGVKTGRPETVDWDEPEKVARSIKIMQIEHAVLTSVDRDDLKDMGSIIWAETVKAVRRMNPETTLETLIPDFQGVEHHIDRIIQVAPEVVSHNIETVRRLTREVRIQAKYDRSLGVLKYLKQQGQRRTKSGIMLGLGETREEVIETLHDLKANDVDVVTIGQYLQPSKKHLPVKTFINPDQFKEYETIGLDLGFRHVESSALVRSSYKAKKHID